GAGATCGGTTATCTTGGAAATTTTGAACCCCTCGTAAGGGATTTCCCCCTTACCTGCGGCGCGGGTAAATCTCAATGCGTGATCCTTCCCGACGGTGAAGTTGTTCCGTGCACAACACTGGACAGGTCTTTCAGCGCCGGAAATATCCATCAGAGGCCCCTGCGGGAGATATGGGAAGATGGTTTCAGAAAACTCAGGAAATTCGAACCTGAAGGGAAGTGTGACGAGTGCATCTACTATCCAGCATGCAAATCAGGTTGCTGGCTTCAGAGGAAAAATGGGAAGGAATGCTTCAGGGAAATATGGCATGTTCCGGATTCATTGAAAACAGCAGCCGGTATTACCGTCTGTCTCGGCGCCCTGGCTTCGGGATTAAGCCGGGGAGCTGAAATCCGGACAGCGAAATCTTCAAATGCGTTACCCTTACAGATTCATATGAAGCAGATCAAGATAGATTCTCAATCGGTGATTTTTGATCCGGAGCTTACTGATGGAATAATCATGGGTCACTATGTAGAACTGTCAGCCGGTTACCGATCGGGAACACTGAGTCTATTACTTGATCGGTTTGATACGGAAGATCCAGCCTGGGATATTCTCAGTGGTTTTCAGTATGGGACACTGCCGCAAAACATCACTGACCGCTGTGAACTTGTAATGAACGCCCTCAACACGGAATATCCTTCGTTGTCCCTTGCAGCCCTTATGTGGAGAGTGGTCAATGAACCATTCTTCGATACAGAGAAGTTTTCAGAGAACGAAATGAAAGCTCTATACTCAACTCTTGAAGCTCTTCATCAGAAAACCTGCCAGTGGAGATTGGCAATATTCGAAAACCGTCTTGATCCCTATCTCAGAAACGATAGATTCACCGATCCTCCATTCTTCATGTACAGCAAGGCAGGTCCACGGCCCGGAGACGTGGAGAGGCATTATCTGACATCAGACCTGAACATCGAACGGTGGGGGACCGCGGATGATACTCCGGGAATTACCGCTGAATATCTTCTTGAGCACCCTTACGCTGATCAGATGAACCTGATATTCAGATCTTCTGATCCCGTTGACATCCGGATGTATTCCAGCAGCGGCAGCGAACCATTGAACACTGACAGCGGTGGTAGATACATTATAGGTATTTTCGATGTTATTGAAAGCGATGAAGATGCTATGTTCCTCTTTGAGATTGTGAGTACAGGCGGATCGGAGATACCGTACGATTACGAATCGAAGCACGATGATGAATCTGGTGAGAACCACGTAAGCGCATTAATCGAAGTTTCTATTGAGAGAGGAAGAAAATACACGTACATCGATATTCTCAGGTCAGCCTATCACCAGCGGAGGGGTCAGATACTTGCAATCACGTCTCAGATGCTTTCTGAAGCGAATATGTATGATGAGGGCAACACCGATTACATGAGCGGTTACATAATGGAAAATGAAACTCTCCTCTGGCCTGGTGTCAGGGAAATCGCGGGTTCAGAAATGGACAGTAGTACGCTCATTGCAAACAGGTTCATCGACATCGAAGAAATTCGCAGTCGGGCAGTGAAAAAGGA
This genomic interval from Candidatus Aegiribacteria sp. contains the following:
- a CDS encoding radical SAM protein; the encoded protein is MGSFSNYSQYSASDGTGFFSRNGYSKVPVLVQWISTLKCDLSCPHCLSVSLDNGFTDMPLQAVMKLIDEIVEMGVEEFLVTGGEPLARNDLPMIIDYLGFREQNWTLNTAVMPSAYQRKRLAENSPGFVAVSLDGPREIHDSFRGRKGAWEEAIEAISFFKSLPGVRVCAGTTVTSINERYLEETFQLVAASGADQWGIHLLVPEGRAAYRSDLFLSKRQLRQLIRFVARKRQYFNVEMADEIGYLGNFEPLVRDFPLTCGAGKSQCVILPDGEVVPCTTLDRSFSAGNIHQRPLREIWEDGFRKLRKFEPEGKCDECIYYPACKSGCWLQRKNGKECFREIWHVPDSLKTAAGITVCLGALASGLSRGAEIRTAKSSNALPLQIHMKQIKIDSQSVIFDPELTDGIIMGHYVELSAGYRSGTLSLLLDRFDTEDPAWDILSGFQYGTLPQNITDRCELVMNALNTEYPSLSLAALMWRVVNEPFFDTEKFSENEMKALYSTLEALHQKTCQWRLAIFENRLDPYLRNDRFTDPPFFMYSKAGPRPGDVERHYLTSDLNIERWGTADDTPGITAEYLLEHPYADQMNLIFRSSDPVDIRMYSSSGSEPLNTDSGGRYIIGIFDVIESDEDAMFLFEIVSTGGSEIPYDYESKHDDESGENHVSALIEVSIERGRKYTYIDILRSAYHQRRGQILAITSQMLSEANMYDEGNTDYMSGYIMENETLLWPGVREIAGSEMDSSTLIANRFIDIEEIRSRAVKKDIDFWMF